In Nocardioides sp. WS12, the DNA window GCGCTCGAAGGGTTCGTCGAAGAACCTGGAGTGCTGGATGACGCCAGCCCCGAGGCCCGGGTGCATGAGCTGCAGGATGCCGGTGCCGGGGCCGACCAGCAGTCCTCGCCAGTCGCCGTAGTGGCGGTGCAGGATCGAGTCGACCGGCACCGGCTGTGGCGTGGCCTCCGGCATGCAGCCAACCTAGTCCGCGTGTCAGACGGTGACGACGATCTTGCCGCGCGCGTGCAGTACTTCGAGGTGCCGCATGGCCGCAGCCGCGTCCGCGAGCGGGTAGGTCCGCTCGATCACTGGGCGGAGTTCGTTGCGATCCACCATCGCGACGAGCTCGGCGAGACGAGCGCCGTCAGGCTGGGCCATCGGGATCTTCACCTTCAGGCCGAGGAGCCGGCCGAAGAGGCCGCCCTTGGCCATCAGCCCGACCGGCCCGAGAATCTTGCCCTCCCCCGGGTTGCCGCCGCCGGACAGGACGAGCGTGCCGCCGGGAGCGACGACACGGCGCAGGTCGCGCAGTCGCCTGTTCCCCACCAGGTCGAGTACGACGTCGTACTTCTCCCCGTTGCGAGCGAAGTCCTCGCTCCGGTAGTCGATGACGTTCGCGGCACCGAGCGACAGCGCGAGATCCCGGTTGCGGGCGCTGCAGACGCCGTCGACTGTTGCCCCGCGCGCACCAGCCAGTTGTACGGCGAACGTGCCCACTCCACCCGACGCGCCGATCACCAGGACGCGGTGCCCGGGCACGACCTGTCCTGCGGTGAGCAGGAGGTCGGCGGTGGTCGCCGCCAGCGGCAGAGCGGCAGCGTCCTGGAAGGACACCGTCTCCGGCTTCCGGGCCAGGCAGGCGTGCGGCACCGCGGCGTACTCCGCCAGCGTCCCCTCGTGCTCGCCGAGCACCTCGTCACCGACCTGCCAGTCGGTGACACCGGACCCGACGGCCTCGATGGTTCCGGCGAAGTCGCGGCCACGGATCCGCTCCCGCGGTGCCTTGCGGCCGAAGATCTTGCGGTCCATGAGCCGGGCGACCCTGGGCTCACCGCGCATGATGTGCCAGTCGGCCGCGTTCACCGAGGCCGCGGCAATCCGGACGAGCACCTCATCGGCCCCCGGGGCGGGGCGATCGACGTCCTCGAACCGGAGTACATCGGACGTGCCGTAGACATCCTGGACCAGCGCCTTCATGGGTTCCCCTCGACCGGAGCCGGCGAGTCCGGCTGACAGATCGACGCTAGGGCGCGCGAAGGGCCCAGCACATCAGGATCACCCCTGACCCGACCCCGAGAAGGTCAGGGCCGCGTGGTGATGGGGGCCAGGATGCAGTCGACGACGGTGACGAGGTCGGTGCACTCCTGGGCGGGCTCCGTCGGCGTGGGCGTCGGCGACGGCTTCGAAGAGGGCGAGGGCTTCGGCGTTGCACCGGACGGCTTGGGCTTCGGCTTCGACGTGGGGGTTGCCTTGACCGGCACCGTGGACGGCTCGTCCGAGGACTCCTCGCCGGCAGCCGAGGTCGGCTCGTCGGACGGGTTCGCGGACGGACTCGTCTCGTCAGCAGCCGATTGGGGGTCAGTTGTCTCCACAACGACCAACGGGTCGACATCCGAGGTCGTCGAGACGTCGGCCGGCTTGGGGCCGTCCGCCTCGTCCTTGCCCTTGGCAGTCGTACCGCTGCCGAGGCCAGCGATGCCGAGCACCCACGCGGCGGCGAGAACAGCGAGTACGGCCGCGACGGCACCGCGCACCAACCAGGTCCTGCTCATCTGTGTCTCCCCATGTCCGAGTACAGGACAC includes these proteins:
- a CDS encoding NAD(P)-dependent alcohol dehydrogenase encodes the protein MKALVQDVYGTSDVLRFEDVDRPAPGADEVLVRIAAASVNAADWHIMRGEPRVARLMDRKIFGRKAPRERIRGRDFAGTIEAVGSGVTDWQVGDEVLGEHEGTLAEYAAVPHACLARKPETVSFQDAAALPLAATTADLLLTAGQVVPGHRVLVIGASGGVGTFAVQLAGARGATVDGVCSARNRDLALSLGAANVIDYRSEDFARNGEKYDVVLDLVGNRRLRDLRRVVAPGGTLVLSGGGNPGEGKILGPVGLMAKGGLFGRLLGLKVKIPMAQPDGARLAELVAMVDRNELRPVIERTYPLADAAAAMRHLEVLHARGKIVVTV